Below is a window of Helicobacter colisuis DNA.
CCAGAATCCAACTTTAATGGATTGCTTGATGTGTTTGAAAAAACATATGCGCACGAGCAAAAAATCACACAATCTATCAATAACCTTGTAGATTGCACCTTGCAAAGCAAAGACTACCCAACTTTTAATTTCTTGCAATGGTATGTAAGCGAACAACACGAAGAAGAGGCTTTGTTCCGTGGAATTGTTGATAAAATCAAACTTATTGGATCAAGTGGTGATGGTCTCTATCTTGCTGATAGATTTATCAAAGACCTCACAAAATAAATCAAAGCTAGATTCTCTGCAGTCTCTGCTTGAGAATCTCAAGCTACACACTTCTACTCTAGGCTTTTTATACTTTTGTTTAAAGCTAAAAATTTATCAATCACAGCCCTTTGGTGCTACCTTATTATAAATATTCTAAAGAAAGCATAAAATAAAGATTCGGTTTTAAAAGGAATTTTAATCCTGCGTGGCTTACCGAAAACCACTTATTTTAGTCCCTTTTTAAATTACTCTAGCAAAATTCTAGTATATTTTTCATTTATTATTCTACTTAAATCCCTGAATTTCTTAACTTCTTAAGTGTCTAATTTTATCATTGAATAATTTAAGAAGGGACTAAAACGAGTTTGGTTTGCTACATTTTGTAATATAGACAATTAGTAATAGATTTCAATCCCCTTTAATCGGGTCTTATGTTATTAATAGTTAATAATAGCAATCTTTGCCATAGAGAAATAAAACAAGTATTATTAATTCACTTTACTAAAAGTCTTATAAATACTTACTTTTTCTTTCTTTATTATAAAAAGTTCGCAAATATAATGGTATTTTCAAAAAGTAACTTCATGGTTTTGACAATGAGTTATCAAAAAACACCTGTTTTTTGGGATTTTACTATTTAAAAAAGTTCGCAAATTGATTTAAAGAAAAAGATCATCAGCTATGATGGTTTGAATTTCTTTTCCGATATAAAATGATTTTTTATACAATTTTGACAAATATAGTAAAAACGAACACTATCTGTTTTGGTGATTAGATTTTGAATCTCCTGCGTGAGTTTATCAAGTTTTGTTTGTGTTAGAATGCACTCAAAAAACCAATACAAGCCTTTAACCACAAAGATTCCAAGCAGAATCTTTAATCTTTAATCTTTAATCTTTAATCTTTAATCTTTAATCTTTAATCTTTAATCTTTAATCTTTAATCTTTAATCTTTAATCTTTAATCTTTAATCTTGCAACATTTACCTTAAAGTAAATCTCCACCCAAACCCAATTCCCCATACTAGCAACCACTAAAGCATCAAAAACTCTCTGCTAATATTTCAAAAATACCTATTAAACCTATATTATTCTACTACTCCCAATACATACCATTTCGCACATTTATTCTTTAGCATAGACAATCATAAATTTCTATCTTTTATGCACTTTATTCCCAATCCTCTTAAATTTCTATTTATCTGTCTATTCACCAAACAATCATTAATTAAATATTTCAACGAAAAATATTGATATTAACATAAGGCAGTA
It encodes the following:
- the ftnA gene encoding non-heme ferritin, with protein sequence MITRDIVKLLNEQIAKEMFAANLYLSMSSWCYENSFDGAGLFLFQHADEESGHAKRLITYLNETDSKVIITEVATPESNFNGLLDVFEKTYAHEQKITQSINNLVDCTLQSKDYPTFNFLQWYVSEQHEEEALFRGIVDKIKLIGSSGDGLYLADRFIKDLTK
- a CDS encoding CRISPR-associated endonuclease Cas2, yielding MVKGLYWFFECILTQTKLDKLTQEIQNLITKTDSVRFYYICQNCIKNHFISEKKFKPS